Proteins found in one Paenibacillus sp. FSL R10-2782 genomic segment:
- a CDS encoding acyltransferase family protein, whose translation MKSSPLPSQRRYMPGLDGLRALAVIAVIVYHLNPDWLPGGLLGVGVFFTLSGYLITDILVSQWDTYHSFKMKDFWLRRARRLLPAMLTVVAVIVLCSLLFDPSRLMALRGDVPAALLYMSNWWFIFHQVSYFESFGPPSPLGHLWSLAVEEQFYILWPLMLALGLKYMPKRIVLAGWVTCLALISALLMAVIYVPGTDPSRVYYGTDTRGFALLIGAALALVWPSGKLKGQASAKARLFLDSIGAVSLLLLCHWAWASNEYDPSMYRGGLLGIALVTAIVVAALAHPVSHLGKLLGLKPLRWIGARSYGLYLWHVPVITLTTPQVDTDGVHVLRIILQLLATILLASLSYKYIEEPIRHGGFRHWIADIRTAVRRQARWRWMPATAASVLFIGVFAGTVHLYVAPAGATTQAAANDGILSGKTVPPLHGTVSMASKEPKAKPQVSGGSKVQDGVKVQAQTQALKNAETKADTTDGAKVQSDTSTQQKQATSSADVGAGVTAIGDSVMLDVQEYIQQAFPDAVVDGRIGRQMAEAPAVLEQLRQNGQLGKTVIIELGTNGAFTKGQLTDLLASLKDAKRIILVNTRVPRPWESIVNRHLAEAAAQDERITMIDWYGASSGKNSYFEPDGVHLKPKGAKAYASLLAQVLTKPS comes from the coding sequence ATGAAGTCTAGTCCGTTGCCATCACAACGTCGTTATATGCCGGGATTGGATGGATTAAGAGCGCTGGCGGTCATTGCAGTCATTGTGTATCATCTGAATCCGGACTGGTTGCCGGGAGGCTTGTTGGGTGTAGGCGTTTTTTTTACGTTATCGGGGTATTTAATCACGGATATTCTGGTAAGTCAGTGGGATACATATCATAGTTTTAAAATGAAAGATTTCTGGTTGCGTCGGGCCAGAAGGCTGCTGCCTGCCATGCTGACGGTTGTAGCCGTCATTGTCCTGTGCTCGTTGCTTTTCGATCCGTCACGGCTCATGGCCTTGCGCGGAGATGTACCTGCTGCATTGCTATATATGAGTAACTGGTGGTTTATTTTTCATCAGGTATCGTATTTTGAAAGCTTTGGACCACCTTCGCCGCTTGGACATCTGTGGTCGCTGGCGGTGGAGGAACAATTCTATATCCTGTGGCCGTTAATGCTGGCGCTTGGGTTGAAATACATGCCCAAGCGTATTGTGCTCGCAGGCTGGGTAACTTGCCTGGCGTTGATCTCTGCGCTGCTGATGGCAGTCATTTACGTGCCGGGAACTGATCCCAGCCGGGTGTATTATGGCACGGATACACGCGGATTCGCACTGCTGATCGGTGCGGCGCTGGCTTTGGTATGGCCGAGCGGCAAGCTGAAAGGGCAAGCGTCTGCCAAGGCGCGCTTGTTTCTGGACAGCATCGGCGCGGTCAGCTTGCTGCTGCTGTGTCACTGGGCATGGGCCTCGAATGAATATGACCCGTCTATGTATCGGGGGGGCTTGCTGGGCATAGCTTTGGTTACTGCTATTGTAGTTGCAGCATTAGCGCATCCGGTGAGTCATCTCGGAAAGCTGCTTGGACTCAAGCCGCTGCGCTGGATCGGCGCACGTTCCTACGGGCTATACCTGTGGCATGTTCCGGTTATCACCCTGACGACACCGCAGGTGGATACCGATGGTGTGCATGTGCTGCGAATCATTTTACAACTGTTAGCAACCATATTGCTTGCGTCTCTCTCGTATAAATATATTGAGGAGCCGATCCGGCACGGAGGATTTCGGCACTGGATCGCGGACATCCGTACAGCGGTTCGCAGACAGGCACGCTGGAGATGGATGCCTGCAACCGCAGCATCAGTGCTTTTTATAGGAGTTTTTGCAGGTACCGTTCACCTGTACGTGGCGCCTGCTGGCGCAACCACTCAGGCAGCGGCGAACGATGGGATTCTAAGCGGGAAGACAGTACCGCCGCTTCACGGAACTGTATCTATGGCTTCGAAGGAGCCGAAAGCCAAGCCACAAGTATCCGGGGGCAGTAAGGTGCAGGACGGAGTTAAGGTCCAAGCTCAAACCCAAGCGCTAAAGAATGCGGAGACTAAGGCTGACACTACGGATGGGGCTAAGGTTCAGTCGGATACCTCGACTCAACAGAAACAGGCAACGTCTAGTGCAGATGTTGGCGCAGGTGTCACCGCAATTGGAGATTCCGTCATGCTGGATGTGCAGGAATACATTCAGCAAGCTTTCCCAGACGCGGTTGTAGACGGACGGATCGGTCGGCAGATGGCAGAAGCGCCTGCCGTGCTGGAGCAGTTGAGACAGAACGGACAACTGGGGAAGACAGTCATTATTGAGCTGGGCACAAACGGTGCTTTTACCAAGGGCCAATTGACCGATTTGCTCGCCAGTTTGAAGGATGCGAAGCGTATTATCCTCGTAAATACTCGTGTCCCACGTCCATGGGAGAGCATTGTGAACAGGCATCTTGCCGAAGCGGCAGCCCAGGATGAACGGATTACGATGATCGACTGGTACGGAGCCAGCTCTGGCAAAAACTCGTATTTTGAACCCGACGGAGTTCATTTGAAGCCCAAAGGCGCCAAAGCCTATGCATCTTTGTTGGCTCAGGTTTTGACAAAGCCATCTTAA
- a CDS encoding sodium-dependent transporter, giving the protein MSLSKGQNSLNDKNERFSSAGFILAAIGSAAGLGNIWKFPYITGQYGGAAFFMLFIVCLLLVGLPVLLAELALGRAGRGSAASAMVKVGGHPVWGKLSIMYVIIPFVILSFYSIVGGWTLHYAIQAFTGKLFSNNDFAGQFAAFSSGYAPLAWLLIVFAICAVVVILGVSNGIEKFNKILIPAKVILLLVLMVNALLLPGSGAGVAFFLNPDFSKLTIESALVALGHAFFSLSLGMGIMVTYGAYVDRRQSLGTAALAIGGGDLIYAFIAGMIIFPTTFSFGINPAQGPSLVFIALPAAFSAMPFGSFFGGLFFVLLAVAAIGSMVSLLEVPVAYVMERFRWSRIRSVIIVSVLCLLMGVPSALSMGLVPELKVGGKSFFDFVDFTASNIFLPLGGLMVVIFAGYYWKNAAEQANLKPVWFRIWLFALRYIAPILMLLVFLHTSGIIKF; this is encoded by the coding sequence ATGAGTTTGAGCAAGGGGCAGAACAGCCTGAACGATAAAAATGAACGCTTCTCGTCAGCCGGATTCATATTGGCAGCGATCGGGAGTGCGGCAGGACTCGGCAACATTTGGAAATTTCCATATATTACTGGACAGTATGGTGGGGCGGCATTTTTCATGCTGTTTATCGTCTGTCTGTTGCTTGTAGGTTTACCTGTATTGCTGGCTGAGCTGGCGCTTGGTCGAGCTGGTCGGGGGAGTGCCGCTTCTGCTATGGTCAAAGTAGGCGGTCATCCGGTTTGGGGTAAATTAAGCATCATGTATGTGATTATCCCGTTTGTCATTTTGTCGTTCTACAGTATCGTAGGGGGCTGGACGCTCCATTATGCTATACAGGCATTCACCGGAAAATTGTTCTCCAATAACGATTTTGCCGGACAATTCGCCGCATTCTCTTCGGGCTACGCACCACTGGCATGGCTGTTGATCGTTTTTGCCATTTGTGCAGTTGTCGTTATTTTGGGTGTATCCAACGGGATTGAAAAATTCAATAAAATCCTCATTCCTGCCAAAGTCATTCTATTGCTCGTCTTGATGGTGAATGCTCTGTTGCTGCCAGGTTCTGGCGCAGGTGTAGCTTTCTTTTTGAACCCTGATTTTTCTAAGCTCACTATAGAATCAGCATTGGTTGCTTTGGGACATGCCTTCTTCTCACTATCTCTGGGGATGGGAATCATGGTAACGTATGGTGCGTATGTGGATCGCCGCCAATCGCTGGGTACGGCTGCATTGGCTATTGGAGGAGGCGATTTGATCTATGCGTTTATCGCAGGTATGATCATTTTCCCAACTACCTTCTCCTTCGGTATTAACCCGGCTCAAGGACCGTCCTTGGTCTTTATCGCATTGCCAGCAGCGTTTTCCGCTATGCCTTTCGGTTCGTTTTTCGGTGGCTTGTTCTTTGTACTGCTGGCGGTTGCAGCCATCGGATCGATGGTATCTCTGTTGGAGGTGCCTGTCGCCTATGTGATGGAACGTTTCCGCTGGAGCCGTATCCGCTCGGTTATCATCGTTTCTGTCCTGTGCCTGTTGATGGGTGTTCCATCCGCATTGTCTATGGGGCTGGTGCCGGAACTGAAGGTCGGAGGCAAGTCATTCTTTGACTTTGTAGATTTCACGGCATCCAACATCTTCTTGCCGCTCGGTGGCTTGATGGTGGTTATCTTTGCAGGGTACTATTGGAAAAATGCAGCGGAGCAAGCGAACCTCAAGCCTGTATGGTTCCGAATCTGGTTGTTTGCCCTTCGGTATATTGCACCGATCCTGATGTTGCTGGTATTCCTGCATACCTCAGGCATTATCAAATTTTAA
- a CDS encoding DUF2339 domain-containing protein: MKDLKDRLHTIRQEQHRLLKEYQTLIADYEASDVILENEVLRKKFEDVQARCIRLEERVQHIEQENGKLRTALTEQMLSEKANMIRISREKLESYFASRTAEGTNRLTAFEYGAKNRVDQLIQQSTHELKEDQEEIVARLRQFSEEIGERIMEQRRRFQEAEQHLLHHTANGLDQLQEEEISEETMQKRMKQNQFEMKLGLNWINKLGMLLIILGVGAAFKYSYSNWFTGNMKGVAFFLLGALMLGGGEWLYRKQKQTFALGILGGGISVLYGSIFYSYFLLEIIGMYTGIGLSVLVTVTAVLLSLRYESRTICSFGLVGGYLPLFSYMAANGLEGNAVYIAMGYLFLLNLLILLVSFRKRWVVVQYISFLLNTPLMIVLVWLSDSTTASMLYAVITFAMYLGMTLWVPFRLKEKLSWLDFSLLALNTVVSCTVLYSLFGDAGLDDYKGLLALVFCLVYGGLAQWVSRFIPEEKQTKVLFYATSLTFAILMIPFQFGVRWLSMGWLIEAVLLTLYGNRYRLKELERAGWGILLLCLGAFFFVDFPIYLLSGFETDYFGLKYTLITLGMLIVTVFYAIQFGRPDAFKNNRLYEMRIMQVFKYVTLVNVYGYLLYEARHWYNIIVPEGFTHYSFYKALLYTCVSLVLAYSLPKVKLLYDQVIKYYSLALYVIGYALGLLVTVTIPTLHDNYAQNTAADYVALVVLAAFNVLVIFSSRDFLNALMTRHYRSTELYPVIMGVYLLGVITAFLGVQFRLGDAGLVFSLVYLLLAIVYIVYGFRQRVVYIRRFGLGLTLLSTGKLLLYDLHLLTTGSTIVAYFSFGVVLLAISYIYQKVSNRMGEAIIKKDVEEKM; this comes from the coding sequence ATGAAGGATTTGAAAGATCGTTTACATACGATCCGCCAAGAGCAGCACAGGCTGCTTAAGGAATACCAGACGTTAATTGCGGACTACGAAGCCTCGGATGTCATTCTGGAGAATGAGGTGCTACGGAAGAAATTCGAGGATGTTCAGGCCCGCTGTATTCGTCTGGAAGAGCGGGTACAACATATTGAGCAGGAAAATGGAAAGCTGCGCACGGCGCTGACGGAGCAAATGCTGAGTGAGAAGGCCAATATGATCCGCATCTCGCGCGAAAAGCTGGAAAGCTATTTTGCTTCCAGAACAGCAGAAGGGACGAACCGATTGACTGCCTTTGAGTACGGGGCTAAAAATCGTGTAGACCAGCTTATTCAGCAAAGCACTCATGAGCTTAAAGAGGATCAGGAGGAGATCGTCGCCAGATTGCGGCAGTTCTCGGAGGAAATCGGTGAGCGGATCATGGAGCAACGCCGACGGTTCCAAGAGGCTGAGCAACATCTGCTTCATCATACGGCGAACGGGCTGGACCAGCTTCAGGAAGAAGAGATCAGCGAAGAAACGATGCAGAAGCGCATGAAGCAAAATCAGTTCGAAATGAAGCTGGGCTTGAACTGGATCAACAAGCTGGGGATGTTGCTCATTATTCTAGGCGTAGGAGCAGCCTTTAAATATTCATATTCCAACTGGTTTACAGGAAATATGAAGGGCGTAGCCTTTTTTCTGTTAGGAGCGCTGATGCTGGGTGGCGGCGAGTGGTTGTACCGCAAACAGAAGCAGACCTTTGCGCTCGGCATATTGGGCGGCGGTATTTCGGTGCTGTACGGGTCGATTTTTTACAGCTACTTCTTACTGGAAATTATAGGAATGTATACGGGCATTGGCCTATCCGTACTGGTTACGGTAACCGCTGTGCTGCTGTCGTTAAGGTATGAATCCCGAACGATTTGTTCTTTTGGATTGGTAGGGGGATATCTCCCGTTGTTTTCCTATATGGCGGCGAACGGGTTGGAAGGGAACGCGGTTTACATCGCCATGGGCTACCTGTTCCTGCTGAACCTGCTGATTCTGCTTGTATCCTTCCGCAAACGCTGGGTCGTCGTGCAATATATCAGCTTTCTGCTGAATACACCCCTGATGATTGTACTGGTATGGTTGTCGGATAGCACGACTGCAAGCATGTTGTATGCAGTTATTACATTTGCAATGTACCTCGGGATGACGCTCTGGGTGCCATTCCGATTAAAAGAAAAGCTGTCCTGGCTGGACTTCTCCCTGCTGGCTCTTAACACAGTAGTAAGCTGTACCGTTCTGTACTCTCTGTTCGGCGATGCGGGCCTGGATGATTACAAAGGCTTGCTGGCACTCGTCTTTTGCCTGGTATATGGGGGCTTGGCGCAATGGGTCAGCAGATTTATTCCGGAAGAGAAACAGACAAAGGTATTATTTTATGCCACCTCCTTGACCTTCGCCATTCTGATGATTCCGTTCCAGTTTGGCGTCAGGTGGCTGTCGATGGGCTGGCTGATCGAGGCTGTTCTCCTGACGTTGTATGGCAACCGTTATCGGTTGAAGGAATTGGAGCGAGCGGGCTGGGGCATTTTATTACTATGTCTGGGCGCATTCTTTTTCGTCGATTTCCCTATATATCTGCTGTCCGGATTTGAGACGGATTATTTTGGGCTCAAATACACGCTTATTACGCTGGGAATGCTGATCGTTACCGTCTTTTATGCGATTCAATTCGGCCGACCGGATGCTTTCAAAAATAATCGTCTGTACGAGATGCGTATCATGCAGGTTTTTAAATATGTGACGCTGGTGAATGTGTATGGTTATTTACTGTATGAAGCCAGGCATTGGTATAACATCATCGTACCTGAAGGATTCACACACTATTCCTTTTACAAAGCGCTGCTGTACACCTGTGTATCGCTGGTTTTGGCTTACTCCTTGCCTAAAGTGAAGCTGCTGTATGATCAAGTGATTAAATACTACAGCTTGGCGCTGTATGTCATTGGCTATGCGTTGGGGCTGCTGGTTACCGTGACCATTCCAACCTTGCATGACAATTATGCGCAAAATACGGCTGCCGATTATGTGGCGTTGGTGGTGCTAGCTGCCTTCAACGTTCTGGTAATTTTCAGCAGCAGGGATTTCCTGAACGCACTGATGACCCGACATTATCGAAGCACGGAGCTGTATCCCGTGATCATGGGCGTATATTTGCTGGGTGTGATTACCGCATTCCTCGGGGTTCAGTTCCGTCTGGGCGATGCCGGGCTTGTATTCAGCTTGGTGTATCTGTTGCTGGCCATTGTGTATATTGTCTACGGTTTCCGCCAACGGGTTGTCTACATTCGCAGATTTGGTCTGGGATTGACTTTGTTATCGACTGGCAAGCTGCTGCTGTATGACCTGCATCTGTTAACGACAGGTAGCACCATCGTAGCTTACTTCTCTTTTGGTGTGGTATTGCTGGCGATTTCGTATATTTATCAAAAAGTATCCAATCGCATGGGAGAGGCCATTATAAAGAAGGATGTTGAAGAGAAAATGTAG
- a CDS encoding DUF5301 domain-containing protein, translated as MKIQKKYVLSFIILLVVIVVAGVIFTSKTTISFKEAALGQVNLEEIDTIEIIKSDDNSANEKKITVSDPKSINQIINIFSQLQLKKSNSSTPSSDLYWITIRSKQERKLGLTILGEKNLVVYKYNSAVPKNSVVSYEIISGYNGKLMQKFFE; from the coding sequence ATGAAAATACAAAAAAAATACGTTCTAAGTTTCATAATACTTCTAGTAGTAATAGTCGTTGCAGGAGTCATTTTTACATCTAAAACGACTATATCTTTTAAAGAAGCAGCTTTGGGACAAGTAAATTTAGAGGAAATTGACACAATTGAAATTATTAAATCCGATGATAATTCTGCAAATGAAAAGAAAATAACTGTGTCAGACCCTAAATCAATTAATCAAATCATAAATATATTTTCGCAATTACAGCTAAAAAAATCCAATTCAAGTACTCCCTCGTCCGACTTGTACTGGATCACTATAAGATCAAAACAAGAAAGGAAACTTGGATTAACCATATTGGGAGAAAAAAATTTAGTAGTTTATAAATACAATTCGGCCGTTCCTAAAAATAGCGTTGTTTCATATGAGATTATTAGCGGGTATAATGGAAAGTTAATGCAAAAATTTTTCGAATAA
- a CDS encoding aspartyl-phosphate phosphatase Spo0E family protein, whose amino-acid sequence MNTDETLNQQLEDARQRLHDLYEQYGFGHACVLEQSMLLDELINQYNRMFQTKKLTQLI is encoded by the coding sequence ATGAATACAGATGAAACGTTAAATCAACAGTTGGAAGATGCCCGGCAACGATTGCATGATCTGTACGAACAGTATGGTTTCGGACATGCCTGTGTGCTTGAACAGTCTATGTTGTTGGATGAACTAATTAATCAGTACAACCGTATGTTCCAGACCAAGAAGCTGACCCAACTGATATAA
- a CDS encoding helix-turn-helix transcriptional regulator, with protein sequence MEITPKIRAELERYLKQAGLSMTEFGHIAGMNPGTVSGIVTGNRTISVHQLDRITLGMNLPTDYFYERYIEESVIDAPLNWRRISPFLYRCVQFQRVDCLQKVVSVLLDDLGYLPYLFALAEDCYKQDYREAAAYLYENIAEGEKQQHSERLAICQYRLFTLAIGKDQNRNMDAAAKFESFVHRLNEIDQLDALKDLANVYRALSQWDKVYKYAKQMGQLGQVQYDLVHNSERKEKEPQKKLSRPLFVYIAYSELLCAHACDAKGDHEQALAHLRGYADLSWVKETDPDTLHWLGRFQRWAKINTYVNKLMSGDVSVLPDYVEYMAGEKEIFAELLNVIEAANRYNIDVDHILRRFEPQITAYQEVSSTDMYTQQFLPQQYARFWYKMAKYSLNKGRYSYGFECLLVAWEHALTMNNQLVISNCARLFERFSVKAVLETGRKLQKMWNEIDQKDGFALDSN encoded by the coding sequence ATGGAAATCACACCTAAGATTAGAGCAGAATTAGAAAGATACCTAAAACAAGCAGGCTTGAGCATGACCGAGTTTGGACACATTGCTGGCATGAATCCGGGTACGGTGAGCGGCATTGTAACGGGCAATCGTACCATTTCGGTGCACCAATTGGATCGCATTACGTTAGGAATGAATTTACCAACAGACTATTTCTATGAAAGATATATTGAAGAAAGTGTGATAGATGCACCGCTGAACTGGAGAAGAATTAGCCCGTTCCTGTACCGCTGTGTGCAGTTTCAGCGCGTAGACTGTTTGCAAAAAGTAGTAAGTGTGCTGCTGGATGATCTGGGCTATCTTCCTTATCTCTTTGCATTAGCAGAGGATTGTTATAAACAAGATTATCGGGAAGCAGCGGCTTACCTATACGAGAACATCGCCGAGGGCGAAAAACAGCAGCATTCGGAACGACTTGCGATCTGCCAATATCGCCTGTTCACCCTTGCGATCGGAAAGGATCAGAATCGCAATATGGACGCTGCGGCCAAATTTGAGTCGTTTGTCCATCGTTTGAATGAGATAGATCAGCTAGATGCGCTGAAAGATTTAGCGAATGTGTACAGAGCATTGAGCCAGTGGGACAAGGTATATAAGTATGCAAAGCAGATGGGACAATTAGGACAGGTTCAATATGATTTGGTTCATAACTCTGAGCGCAAGGAAAAAGAACCACAAAAGAAGCTAAGTAGGCCACTTTTTGTATACATAGCCTATTCCGAGTTGCTGTGTGCTCATGCCTGTGATGCAAAAGGAGATCATGAGCAGGCATTAGCACATCTTCGGGGTTATGCTGATCTAAGCTGGGTCAAGGAAACTGACCCGGACACACTCCATTGGCTGGGGCGATTTCAGCGATGGGCAAAAATAAATACGTATGTGAATAAGCTGATGTCGGGAGATGTGAGTGTCCTGCCGGACTACGTAGAATATATGGCAGGTGAGAAAGAGATTTTTGCAGAACTCTTAAACGTTATTGAAGCAGCCAATCGCTATAACATAGATGTGGATCATATCCTTCGACGCTTTGAACCCCAAATTACGGCGTATCAGGAAGTTTCATCTACAGATATGTACACACAACAATTCTTACCACAGCAGTATGCACGTTTTTGGTATAAGATGGCTAAATACAGCCTGAATAAAGGTAGATATTCATATGGTTTCGAGTGCCTTTTAGTCGCTTGGGAACATGCTCTTACAATGAATAATCAACTGGTTATTTCAAATTGTGCACGATTATTTGAGCGCTTTAGTGTGAAAGCTGTCCTTGAAACAGGAAGAAAACTTCAAAAAATGTGGAACGAAATCGATCAAAAAGATGGCTTTGCTCTTGACAGTAATTAG
- a CDS encoding AbrB/MazE/SpoVT family DNA-binding domain-containing protein encodes MPHVKMTKNLDPTGRLVIPKEILFTCDIFHGHSIEFFADEKTGTLLLQRYYGQSCHFCLSTEELVGFKGSLICKNCNYMLKTESMRVQVFQPREIMAQLLLDLYESHPHATQQQYAGMLGISEARISQLIQQVFDQASAHLEK; translated from the coding sequence ATGCCTCATGTGAAAATGACAAAAAACTTAGACCCTACAGGGCGCTTAGTCATTCCCAAGGAAATCTTGTTTACATGCGATATTTTTCACGGTCATTCTATTGAATTTTTTGCAGATGAAAAGACGGGTACGCTATTACTACAAAGATATTACGGGCAGTCTTGTCATTTTTGTCTCTCTACCGAAGAATTAGTCGGTTTCAAAGGCTCTCTCATATGTAAAAATTGCAACTATATGCTCAAAACCGAATCTATGCGTGTACAAGTCTTTCAGCCCAGAGAGATCATGGCCCAGCTTCTTTTAGATCTATATGAAAGCCATCCACATGCTACACAACAGCAATATGCTGGCATGTTGGGTATCTCAGAAGCTCGCATAAGCCAGCTCATACAACAAGTGTTCGATCAGGCAAGTGCCCATCTGGAGAAATGA
- a CDS encoding AbrB/MazE/SpoVT family DNA-binding domain-containing protein, translating to MKNTGMTRSLDSLGRIVIPKEMRMSMGIGIGDPLEFYMDIETGFLSMRKYIGIACNLCNAVEDLTYFRNSLLCKTCIQELKGNIGVSRTPAPMVEKPVYKGKRVNQSSQQLVERLRKIVHEHPHAKQGEYAQWLGVSQGRISQLKKLL from the coding sequence ATGAAGAATACAGGTATGACTCGCTCTTTAGATTCGTTAGGACGAATCGTTATTCCTAAAGAAATGCGGATGTCCATGGGTATTGGTATTGGCGATCCTTTAGAATTTTATATGGATATTGAAACCGGTTTTTTGAGTATGCGAAAGTATATCGGAATCGCCTGTAACCTATGTAATGCTGTCGAAGATCTGACCTATTTTAGAAATTCACTTTTATGTAAAACCTGTATACAAGAGCTAAAAGGAAATATAGGCGTTAGTCGCACTCCTGCTCCAATGGTTGAGAAACCTGTGTACAAAGGAAAGAGAGTCAACCAATCATCACAACAATTAGTCGAGCGTCTAAGAAAAATAGTACATGAACATCCTCATGCCAAGCAGGGAGAATATGCACAATGGCTTGGCGTGTCACAAGGCCGTATATCGCAGCTTAAAAAGCTGTTGTAG
- the serS gene encoding serine--tRNA ligase: MLDIKWIREHQEQVQAAANGKGIQVSVAELLTLDNRRKLLLQEVEQLRQARNQCSQDVGALIHAGKSEQAEVAKQQVKEINGQLDRLEAPQREVEEQFQQLMLLVPNVVSPDTPRGRSDEDNVELERVGTVPDWRFELRDHMALGQLHSLIDVTRGVKTAGTRNYYLTGAGVALHRAVQQLAVDLLVERGFQLLDVPLMVRAEAMRSTGFFPLGMDQTYRIEGEDQWLVGTSEVPLVSYYSGEIVDVTDPIRLAAVSVCFRNEVGSAGRDVHGLYRVHQFAKVEQVVICEASLDTSEQMFQEITRNAEDLLQLLELPYRKMAVCTGDMAQKTYKQVDIETWMPSRQTYGETHSSSQLLDFQARRSNIRYRDANGKLQYAYTLNNTAVASPRILIPLLENHQQEDGSIRIPEALRRYMPQQAAFLRPPGQDGTV; the protein is encoded by the coding sequence ATGTTGGATATCAAGTGGATCAGAGAACATCAGGAACAGGTTCAGGCAGCAGCAAATGGAAAAGGAATACAGGTCTCGGTTGCAGAGCTGCTCACCCTGGATAACCGAAGAAAGCTGTTGCTTCAGGAAGTGGAGCAACTCCGCCAGGCACGGAATCAATGTAGTCAGGATGTTGGCGCACTGATTCATGCCGGAAAGAGTGAACAGGCGGAAGTGGCCAAGCAGCAGGTTAAAGAAATTAACGGACAGTTAGACCGTCTGGAGGCCCCACAGCGAGAAGTGGAAGAGCAGTTTCAACAGCTCATGCTGCTGGTTCCTAATGTCGTTTCGCCAGATACACCACGGGGCAGATCGGATGAGGATAATGTGGAACTGGAGCGGGTCGGTACGGTTCCCGATTGGAGATTTGAGCTACGCGATCACATGGCGCTCGGCCAGCTTCACAGCCTGATCGACGTTACCCGTGGCGTCAAAACAGCCGGAACCCGTAACTACTACCTGACTGGAGCGGGGGTCGCGTTGCACCGGGCAGTACAGCAGCTTGCTGTGGACCTGCTGGTCGAACGGGGCTTCCAGCTGCTGGACGTTCCGCTGATGGTACGCGCGGAGGCGATGCGCAGCACCGGTTTCTTCCCGCTCGGGATGGATCAGACGTACCGTATTGAAGGAGAGGATCAATGGCTTGTCGGTACCTCGGAGGTTCCGCTTGTCTCGTATTATAGCGGTGAAATCGTGGACGTTACGGACCCCATCCGGTTGGCGGCCGTGTCGGTATGCTTCCGCAATGAGGTTGGCTCGGCCGGAAGAGATGTGCACGGACTGTATCGTGTTCACCAGTTCGCCAAGGTCGAGCAGGTGGTGATTTGCGAAGCCAGTCTGGACACTTCGGAGCAGATGTTTCAGGAGATTACGCGCAATGCGGAAGACCTGCTTCAACTGCTGGAGCTGCCTTATCGCAAAATGGCCGTCTGTACAGGCGATATGGCGCAAAAAACTTACAAGCAGGTGGATATTGAGACATGGATGCCCAGCCGACAGACTTACGGCGAGACGCATTCGTCGTCCCAATTGCTTGATTTTCAGGCGCGGCGTTCCAATATCCGCTACCGGGATGCGAACGGCAAGCTGCAATATGCCTATACACTTAACAATACAGCAGTTGCTTCGCCCCGGATTTTGATTCCGCTGCTGGAGAATCACCAACAAGAGGACGGTTCAATCCGTATTCCAGAGGCTTTGCGCCGATACATGCCGCAGCAAGCAGCGTTTCTGCGACCTCCCGGTCAGGACGGAACAGTCTGA